CATGAAATGAAAGGGCGGTTAAGCAGCGGTTTATCGACATTGGTAACAAACAATACTGTAAAGAGTCTTAGTGTGGCTGTCGGAGGTGTATCTCGGTTACAGGATGTCAAAGCTTCGTTCGGTGCGGAAATTGTTGCTGATCTTGAAAAGAAAAAGTTCATACTCAAAGATAACCGTTTGGTGCTCAATGATCTCGGTCTTATGTTCAGCGGGGCGGTTTCTCTGTTCGAAAACGCTATCGACACAGATCTTGATTTCAAAGCCGAAAAAGCGACTCTGAAAGAGTTTCTTTCTCTCGTGCCGGTGGTTTATGAGCGTAACTATGAAAAAATTGATGCCGAAGGTGTTATTTCTCTGTCAGGTCATGTGAAGGGGCTTTATAAAGATAATCAGCTGCCTGCCTTCAGGCTGGATTTGGAGGTAAGCAATGGCAATTTCGGCTATAAAGACGTTCCGATAAGGGTCGAAGAGGTTGATTTCAAGGGAGGTATAGAAAACCCGGGCGGCAGTGCTGATAAAACTGTTCTCTTTGTTCCTGAGTTCAACCTGAAAGTAAACGGTCGGCCTGTTATCATGACGCTCGGTGTGAGTACACCATTTTCCGACCCTTTTTTCGATATGGCTATCGATGGTTCGATCGATCTTGCCGATGTTCAACGGATTTTTCGGATCAAAGATATGGACCTTACCGGCGATATACGATCAGATATCGTTGTTAAAGGGAGGCTTTCAGCTTTTAATGCAGGCGTTTCGGGATCAGGAGCGGCTGAAGCTTATGGATCGGTTACAGCAAAAGGCATTACCATCGCATCCGAAAAGTTTACTCCTGATGTTGCGATATCATCGGCACAACTCAACCTTTCGCCCGGTTATCTGGACCTTGTCGAGCTGCGCATGAAAACCGGGAAAAGTGACTTTGCCGCAAATGGCAGGCTGGAGAATTATATCGCATATATCATGAAAAAAGGAAAACTAACGGGAACTGCAGATGTTCGTTCAACTTTTGTGCAGCTCGATGAGTTTCGCAATCTGCAAGAAGAGAAAATGGCTGTAATGCTTCCTGACAATTTATCCATGAAAATCAATGGAACTTTTGACCGTGTAAGGTTCGATGACATGCTGTTCGAGGGTGTAAATGGATCAATCGTTCTCGAGGAAGAAAAGCTTGATTTCAACGACATCAATGCAGAGACTCTTGGGGGAAAGGTTTCTATCAATGGGTTTTACAATACGAAAGGGGGAAAAACGGACACGGATTTCAGCATTAGTGCGACCGAAATGAATATCGTGCGTTCCTATGAATCACTGGAATTACTCGAAAAGGTGGCTCCTGTGGCCGAATATGCGAAAGGTGATGTCTCGGCCAAGCTCACAATGCGTTCGCATTTGGATGATGATCTGAAGCCTGTTCCTGAATCGATTTCAGGCAAGGGCAGGGTGGAAACGAAGGGATTGCTTGTCGAAGATTTTCCACCGATCCGTAAACTGGCACTGCTTCTTGACGTCGATGCTCTCGATACCCTTAGAATTCCGGAGACTGCGGTTGATTTTGCCATCGACAAAGGGTTTGTAGAGACAGCGCCATTTTCTTTCAGGGTCAATGATATCAGGTTACACGCTTCAGGCGTTACCGGCTTTGATAAAAGTCTTGACTGGAAAATAGGGCTTGAAATTCCCAGGAAATATATTGGAAAAGCAGGATCGAAAACCATCGCCGGTTTGCTTGAGAAACTTCCGTCGGAAAGTATGGAAATCTCCCTTCCGGATACGGTCGTTGTCGATGCTGTGTTGAAGGGGTCGGTTAAAGAGCCTGAAATAGAGCTTGATCTGGGAAAAACGTCCAAACGTATTGCAGCGCGTTTGAAGGAGCGTATGCGGCAGACAATCGCTGATGAGCTTCGTGGCAGGTTTCTGCCAGAGCAGGAGGGAGATATCGCTGTTGGAGACAGCGGGAATGTTGCGGATATTCTGGAAAAAACAGCAGGCGACATTCTTTTCAACAGGAAGGGGGCTCGGAAAGATACAGCCGACACGCCGGAAAAAGAAGAAGGTACGTTACCTTCATTTATTGAAAACATTTTTGCTCCTTCAAAGAAAATGCCCCATGGACAAGAGACGGCTCGTGGCACAAGTATTACCGCAGACAGTACAGAAAAGAGTGGCGGTAGTGATGAGCCGGGCGACACAATAGGGGTAAACATCGGTGTTGACAGCGTTGAGGGAAAAAAGAGTATCATTGAGCTGTTCCAATGAACCATGATATTTCAGAAGAACGCTCGAAAGACCGCAAGCGTTTTTCATGAAGACAGTTTTCAGGAAGTTCACAAGGTTGCCGTTATCATGCAGAAGTTTATTCCTTACATTTTTGCTTGACAAGTGAGGCTTTTATTGGTTAATAACGTGCAGAGGGAATGCAATGCAATGGCTTTACTGTGATTTTCATATTCACACAACGTGGAGTGACGGCCAATGTTCCCTCGACAGGGTCGTCGAGTTATATGGGACGGCTGGATTTGACGTTATCGCGATTACAGACCATGTGCTCGACAGCAAAAGTATCATAAAAAGCGGAAAAAGAGAGGCCGAACTCCGTGCTGTCAGTAGAGAGGGTTTTTCCGGTTATCAGCAGGCCTTATGGGCGGCGGCCAGGAGGGCCTGGGAGAAGTATGCCATGCTGTTGATTCCGGGGATTGAAATAACAAACAATACATCCCGTTATCACATTCTTGCGCTCGATGTCAAGGACTATATATCTCCGGATCTCGATGTCGATACCATCATTGAGAAAACAAGAGCGCAGCAGGGTATTTCCGTTGCGTGTCATCCCTACGTGAGAAATCATTCGGGTGAAGATCCTTCGGTACATCTTTGGAAAAACCACGAAAGGCTTGCGACAATGTTCGATGCCTGGGAGGTTGCGAACCGTGATGATCTCTTTAATGTTGTTGGTTTGAAAAAGTTTAATTATATCGCTAATTCAGATTTTCACGAAGAACGACATTTGCTTTCCTGGAAAACGCTGCTGAGATGTGAAAAAAACATCGAGGCGGTCAAGGAGGCAATAAGAAACAATGACAGAGTATCTCTTTTTCTTTACAGAGGCGGAAAAATCAAATGATCTGCCGTTTTCAGGCGGGGCGGGCAGGGTATGAAGCTGCTTAACAACAATGACAAGCATCCGCATCTCGAACGTCTGCTGGAAAGGTCAAAAAATATCGATCTTGACGGGGAATCGAGGATTCTGATCCTGAGCGATTTGCATATGGGCAACGGGGGGAGACGTGACGAGTTCAGGCACAATGCTGCTCTTGTCGATGCTGTTATGAGCAAGTATTACCTTCCGGAAAAGTACAGCCTTATTCTCAATGGTGATATTGAAGAACTTTTTAAGTTTCCTCTCGATGATATCGTTGCTCAATGGCGGCATATTTATCAACTTTTTCTTCGTTTTAACGAAACAGGCTTTTTTTTAAGAACCATTGGGAACCACGATGCTTCGCTTCAGGATGAAAAAGATTACCTGTTGGCGCCTTTTCTGCTGGAATCACTGAAACTGTCCTATCGTCAAGAGAACATTCTGGTTTTTCACGGTCACCAAGCATCGGTTTTCCTCTGGGAGACATATCCGGTTGTCAGCCGTTCGATAGTCTGGTTTTTACGCTACGTAGCAAAACCGTTCGGTATCAGGAATTTTTCAATTGCTTATAATAGCCGTCGCCGTTTCGCAATTGAAAAATCGATCTATGATTTTTCCAATAACGCGAAAATTGTTTCGGTTATCGGTCATACACATCGCCCTCTTTTTGAATCGCTTTCCAAGGTTGATTATCTCAACTATCGGATTGAAGAGCTTTGCCGTGCGTTTCCTGCAGCACAAAAGCAAGAAAGGGAGATAATACAAGATAAAATATCGACTCTCAAGGAAGAGCTCGCTGCCTGTTACGAGCAGGGGAAAAAAATCGGTTTGCGTAGCGGGGTATACAATAACCTGACTATACCCAGTGTTTTTAATTCAGGGTGCGCTATTGGCAAGAGGGGAATCACCGCACTGGAGATAGACCACGAAAAGATACGCCTTGTTTACTGGTATAACGGTAAACAGAGCCGGAAATTTTTAAGTGATCGTGACAGCCGTCCGATACGACTTGATGGAACAAGTTATTACAGGATTGTGTTGAATGAAGATCACCTTGATTATGTTTTTTCCCGTTTGCATCTGTTGGCGTGATTTTACTATGATATTCGCAAGAGCCCCCAGGTTTCGTTCTATAAAATCAAAGTAACTGTTTTAAAGGTCAAGCCGGAAAGTGACTGAAGAGAAAAGATGCTCTATCGAAAATATCATTCGCTAAATTAAACACTTAATTCCGCAGACTGATTGCTTGACTTGTCTGCTAACTATGATATATATACCATACATGAAGCGCTTGCAGTTCTTTTTGTTTTTATGCATTTCCTTTTCTGTGTTTTTTTATGACTCTTTGTTTGCAGAGGAGTCCATGCTTTCGAGGTATGATCTCGGTAGTCCGGAAAATCATCTGAAACTCGCTCCCGTACTGAAAGAAATTTCAGGAATTGCCGTGACGGATGATAATCGATTGTTTGCTCATGATGATGAAAAAGGGACGGTTTATCAGCTTGACATGAAAAGTGGTAAAATTATCAAGCGTTTTTCAATCTTTGAGAAACGCTGGTTTGGCCGGGAGCTTGTCATGGAAGACTTTGAGGACATTGCAGTTTTGGGCAAACGGTTTTATATGGTTTCCAGTGCCGGGGTGATTTACGAGTTTCGAGAGGGAAATGATGGAGAAAAGGTGGAGGCTGTCAGGCATGAAACATTTCTGAACGATCTCTACGACGTCGAAGGACTTTGCTATGATCCGGAGTCAGATGCATTGTTGCTTGCCTGTAAAGAATACCCGAAAGAGTTTTCATTGCAGCAGTTGGTCCTTGACAAAGAAAAATCAAAACTTAAGCAGAAGCCGGTTTATTCATTTTCACTGGAAAGCATGTCACTTGACAAAACCCCGAGGTTTCTTATTGACAGCAAGTTTTTGAAAAAAAAGAGTGCGAAGAAAAAATTCAAACCTTCGGCTATAGAACGTCATCCTCAGTCAGGGACATTTTTTGTCCTGGCGGCAAGAGGAAAGCTTCTTGTAGAAATTGATCCCCAAGGGAAGATTATCGATGTTGCCCGTCTTCCGTCAAAAGATCACGCTCAACCGGAAGGACTCGCTTTTACTGCCGATAATGAGATGCTGATCAGTAATGAAGGGGTTGGAGGAAATGCAACTTTGCTTAAGTATTCGATACGAAAACAGCGCTCATCTTTGCAGTAAGTTGCTTTGAAAGGTTTTTTGTCACGAAACCTGTATATTTGTTGCTCTTATATTCATTTCATGATTTTTGGCAGGTCAGGGAAAGACTTTCAATATCGGGAACGTTATGAGATTTTTTTTGAAAAAATATATCGTAACGGGGTTGGTTATTGCCTCGACCTCATTATGCTCATTTTCGATTGGCATTGCCCAACCTCAAAAGATTCCCAAGTCTATTATCGGCGACCAAAAAAGAGTACAGGTTGTTCCAGGAGAACACTACAGGGCAAGCTCCTTACATCGTATGCTTTTTGGTGATCACTGGCGTTCGCTCTGGACATCTCCGATGGATGTTGATGTTCTTGATTTACAAAGCTTTGCCGGGGGACTGAAACCTTACAAAAAAGGAGGTGGCTTTCAGACAATCAGTCTCCGTTTCCGGGGTTCTGATGGAAAACAATATCGTTTCAGGACTGTTGACAAGGATCCGACAAGAGGGATGCCTGAAAAGTTGCGCGGCACTGTGGTTTCAGCTGTTGTTCAGGATCAGGTGAGCTCTTCAAACCCAGCAAGCGTTGCTGTTATTTCGCCTTTACTCGATGCGGCCGGAGTTCTGCATGCGCCTGCCAGGTTTGTCGTTATGCCTTATGACCGTGAGCATCTCGGGAAGTATTACGAAGAGTTTGCAGGTCTTCTCGGTACGATTGAAGAGCATCCCGATGAAAATGACGGGCCGGTAAATGCGTTTGCAGGAGCGGACAAGGTTGTCAAGACCGATACCATGTTCGAGGCGCTCCAGAAGGATAACCGGAACAGGGTGGATGCAGAGGCCTACCTCAGAGCCCGTCTTATCGATCTTTTTATCGGTGACTGGGACAGGCATGCCGGTCAGTGGCGATGGGCGGGTTTCAGGGAAAAAGGAGAAGTTGTTTGGCGCCCTGTACCTAAAGACCGCGATAATGCCTTTTCACGTCAAGATGGTGTGTTTTCCTGGGTAGTAACCCAGGTTATTCCACACATAGAAGGGTTCGGTGATGACCTCGATGAGGTTTACTTTCTTTCCTGGTCAGGTCGCCCTCTCGATCGTCGCATTTTTCCCGGTTTGTCCAGGGTTCGGTGGAAAGAGGTGACAAACGAATTGCAGACTCTTTTAACGGATGAGCTTATAAACGACGCTGTGCGTCAGATGCCGCCTGCCATGTATGCAGAAGAGGGAGAGAAGATTCTGCATGATCTTAAAACGAGGCGTGATCTTCTGGTCGAGGCCTCGGATGAGTTGTACCGAATTTATGCTGAAGATGTTGATATTTATGCCAGCGACAAACCGGAATTTGCGAAGATAGAACGTAACGGTGACGGTACTGTCGCCGTGAAGATTTACAGAATGCAGGATGATTTGGCATCGCGGGATGCTGTTCCTTTTTATGCAAGAGTATTCGATCCGCGGCACACTGCTGAAATAAGATTATATCTGGAAGGTGGAAACGATTATGCTGTTATCGACGGTATCCTCGCGGAGGATATAGATGTTCGGATTATAGGTGGAAAAGGAAAAGACAAAATCATTGACAGGGTGACAGCTTCAGCCGGCGGTTTCAGCACAAGGGCCGGGAACTATCTTTATGACCGGGGATCGGAAACTGACTTCGGCGAAGGTAAATATACGGTTGTTGACAACAGCAGGATCGAGGACCCGATCGATGAGCGCGCGAAGTATGGTTTCAAAGCCAGAGATTATGGTCGTGAACTGGATGCATCTATTGCAAATCTCAGATTGGATTACGCTCCGGAATATGGTGCTTTTCTTGGATGGGGGGTTGTTCTCGAGGATTATGGCTTTCGCAAGGACCCTTATAATTACAATATGGAACTGAGCGGTGGTATTGCATATGATCCCGGCTCCGAGTTTCGTTACAAGCTTGAATACAGAGGTGATTTTCGTTCGTTTATTGACGGTACGGAGTTGCTTCTCGAAATTGGAACAACCGAGCTTGACGTTATCAATTTTTATGGTTTCGGAAACGAATCGTCTTTTGATACATCTCTGTACGACGAAGATGATTTCGAGATAAAGCAGCAATTGACCTGGATACGCCCGACACTGCAGTTTCCGGCCAACTCCGATTTTCAGTTCAGGACCGGTTTGGAAGCAAAATTCGTCGATCTCGAGGTTGAACCCGGTTCACAGCTGGAAACCATGGCTCCTTATGGTATCGATGAAGATTTTGTCGGCAGTATTATTGCTGGGTTTCGCTATGATAACCGTGACTGCGGTAAGGGAATCATGCTTTCACCCACAAATCAGCTAGGGCGGCTTGCTCGTGGAAGGACCTTTTGTGCTACGGCAGCTTTGAGTGGTATGGTGCTGGACATTGAAGGTGCGTACTATCCGGAGCTTTTTGGAAACAGTAACTCATTTTGGAAAGTCAAGGCTGAAGGGACCGCTTATCTCCCCTTGCCTTCATTGCCTTATTCAAGGCTTGTTTTGCGGGCGGGCGGAGAGAAGATCTGGGGAGATTTTCCGTTCTATGAGGCTGCGTATATCGGAGGTTCGGAATCGATTCGTGGCTATGACAAACAACGTTTTGCAGGGGATGCGTCTCTCTATGCCAATTCTGAGTTCAGGTTCTACCTTGCTACGTTCAAGTTTTTTGTCCCCGTTATGTTCGGCCCTCTCGCATTTATCGAAACGGGCCGGGTTTTTTACGATGGCGAAGATTCCGACAGATGGCATACAGGGTATGGTGGAGGACTTTGGTTCGGTTTCATCGAACCGCGCTATGCCTTGAGCATTGCCGTTGGCAGAGGTGTTGACAGTGCAAGGCTAACCGATGATATTGGCATATACGTTAGAACCGGATTCAGTTTCTGAGTAATTCTCCTGGCAATTGGTTTGTTATAGTTCTAATTTGTTTTTTTGATTCGTATTCCCTCCTGAGGAATTCCTCAGGGGGGACGTTTGTTTTGGGCTCTGTACTCGAGTTGGCCAACTACGCGACTTTTTTATTATGCGAACTCCTCTGAAGATATCCCGAAATTTGAAGAGTATAGGGCGGATTATCTTCGGTTTCATGATGGCGCTCTATATTTATCTGGCTTTTTTTAAAGCCTTGAGCTGTACCTACGAAGAGTTTGTATACCCAAATTATTCCTTTGTTTTCGTCTTTTTTACCACTGTTGGATTTGTTATTGGGGCAGCTGTTGCTGTATCGGATGTTTTTTTTCTTTCGAGGATCACCAGTAACCTCAATTTTCTTCTGACGCTTTTTGTCAGGACAGTATTCTATGTCATCATCGCTTTGATGGTGCTGCTGTTTTTCGTGGTTTGGGATGAATACCGATTACCGGGTAACGCAGGTGTTTTTTCTTCTGAAAGATATCTCAGAACGTTTTTTTTCGGGGAGTTTTTTGTCCTGGTTTTGTTCCTGACTATAGTCGGTATTGTGATCAACTCTTTCCGGCTTGTTGTTCAGAGGGTTGGGGAAAAAAATTTCTGGAATGTTGTCGTGGGAAGATATCATACCCCTCATGAGGAGGAAAGGGTTTTCATGTTTCTTGATTTGTACAGTTCAACTGCTCTTGCTGAAAGCATGGGACATGAACGTTATCACAACCTTCTTTATGATGTTTTTAATGATATAGCCGAACCGATTACCACATATGGTGGTGAAGTCTATCAGTATGTTGGTGACAGTGTCGTTATCACCTGGAATATTCAGGATGGCACGAAGCGACTGAACTGTATTCGCTGCTTTTTTGATATCCTGAAACGTATTGAAAAACGAGCCGGAGAATATGAGATGCGCTATCAGCATGTTCCGCATTTGAAAGCCGGGTTACATGCCGGCAAAGTAATGGCTGGTGAGGTCGGGGTGGAAAAGAGGGAAATTGTTTTTCACGGAGATACGGTCAATACAGCGGCAAGGATTCAGGAGGAGTGCGTTGAAATGGGTGAGCAGATTCTCTTGTCGGAAGAGCTGCTTTTTCTTTTTCCTGCAAAGCAGTTGAAAAAATTTGCTACACGTTTTAAAGGAATCATTTCTCTTAAGGGCAGAATGTCACAAGTTGCGCTCTATACCATCAGCGAGATGGAATGAACCGTTGCAGCATACGTTTATGGGTGCTTCATGTCGTGCGCCATTTGTTTGTATCGTTGTGTACAACCGATGATAAACGCTGTTTCGCGTGCGTTCAGTTGGTGAATGCGTAAGCATAAAGGCTGATCGAAATAATCAGGCCAACCATGAAAATTTCATAGGATAGTTTGAGATACTTGTATTTTTTATCGAGGACCTTCCCAAGATAATAGGTATCTCGTATCATGTTGGCAATATAGTACGGTTTATCCTTCAGCATCTCTTTGACTCCCCATTCGTATTGATCGATGTCGAGATTGACGAATGATCCGAAGAACAACAGGTTCGCTTTTCTGTTCTTGATATCTTCTATGGTTGTTTCATGGCGTGTTACTTTCGGGCGTGTGGCGAGCACGGATGTGATAATTGTTGCAACGCAGGTGAAAAGCATCAGAAACGTCGGTATGATAAGGTCGGGAAGTTGATCGAGTTTTCGAACAAGAAGTGAAATGATAATGGAAAAAATGAGCGAGTTTGTCTGAATCATAATGTTTGCTTTCTGATCCACGATAGCGCTGAAGCTCACATGATTTCTGGAAGATGTTCGGTAATACACCTCCATGTTTCGCTCGACACCCCGGTTTTTGGTTGCATTTTCCTTGTTCTTTTTTTTCGTTTCTTTTCTTTGCTGCTTTCGGAGTTGTTCTTTCTGTAGCTCATGTTTCAGCAAAACAAGGTTTTCCTCTTTTTTGCCATTGAATTTTTCTTGAGCCAATGCGGTGAAAAAGCTGTGTTGGAGAAAAAAATCGATACTGAGCTGAAGCCATTCGCTATCTGAAAAGGGCAAGCCTCTGTTGTTTTCGAGTTCAATTCTCAAAAGCTCGCTTTTCTTCTTATAGTTATCCGAACCCAAATTTGATAGGTCGGCATCACATACAATCTGCTGAAGCTGGTTCCGGGGAGATTGTGGGATTTTTGTCGCATGAATGCAACCTTTGATGATCTCTATCGTTTCTTTGTCAATACCTTCCTCGACAAGAAACCGTTCGGCAATTTCTGCACTTTTTTCTTCGTGTTCGATCGGGGAGTCTATGTAGCCGATATCATGAAACCAACATGCAAGCAAGACAAGAAGCACGGATTGTTCGGACAGGCCTGTACCTTCCGCAATTTCCCGTCCGAAAGCAACGGTTTCTTTAGTATGTGTCAGATCGTGATAAACGCCTGTGTTATGCTTCCCACTTTCTGCGAAACGCTGTGAAACATAGGCTGATACTTTTTCAAGGAGTGTGTTATTGACAGTCATTACGCTATATTAACAGTACTGTTGACAGTATGGTGTGTTTTTTCTCTATGAACTTTGGGTTCAGCAACATGATTCCTTTTTTTGTACTGACCTGATGGAATCGAAATTCTTGCCCTTTTTCTCAGGAACCTGGTTTCTTTGTTCTCTATGCAACAGCCTCCACCCCATCCTGAAAGTGTATTCGATCATGGCAGTTTAAAGAAGTACCTGTATAATAATTTAGGAACTCCTTTTGCATAAAATCAAAGGGATTTTTTGTTATAAGGACTGTAATGAATGTTATGGACAATTTGTCTAAGCTTTTCAGGTGTCTTACGGTAATGTTTTTTTTGCTGTGTTCATTGTTTTTTCATGGGATACCGTCAGCAGAAGCTGGAAACCGTTCGACAGGTGATATCCTGGAAGATGATGTAGCTCGTTTCGCTCATGATTTCAGGAGTATCTTTTCTTCCCCTGCACATTTTGATGGCAGTGACTGGATGACGGTTTTTGCGGTTGCAGGTACAGCGACTGCAGCCGTGCTGTGGGTCGATGATCCTGTTCGGGAGTATATGCTCGACAATCGTTCTGGCTTTATGGATGATTTGGTTTCTGTCGGTGATTACTATGGGAAATTATCTACAGGTTACTATCTGGGATCGACTCTCTATGTTGCCGGTATTGTCAGTGAAGATGAATGGGTTCGCTACACAGGGCGGGCCGTACTTGAAGCTCATACATTTTCTCTCCTTATTACGGGTATTCTTAAAGCGGTTACAGGTCGATCGAGACCGTATCTTTTTGAAGGAAACAAACAGTTCAACTGGTTTGAAAAAGAAAACAGCAGATGGTCTTTTCCTTCGGGTCATACAACTGCTGCATTTGCAATCTCATCAGCATTGAGCAGAAGAATCGATAGGCCTTGGGCAACCACCGGTCTTTATGCTTTGTCGGGTATTACTGTGCTGGACCGGATATATGACGACAAACATTGGCTTTCCGATACCATAATCGGGGCTGCAATAGGTACAGCTGTTGGGCTCGCCGTAGGAAAAATGATCAATGAAGAGGAAGCCAGACGAAAAAAGGGCGGTTTGGAGTCCTTGAACGAGCGCCCGGTCGAGCTTGTGCACTTCTCACTGAGTTTTTAGGGTGTAATACTTTGCGTATTGTTTGCAGAAAGTATGCTGATTATTGCCTGAGGTTTTTCGACTAACAATTTTGCACCGCTTTCGAGTAATTCTTCTTTTGTTCTGAAGCCCCAGAGTACCCCCAAAGGAAGCATTCCGGCTGCATTCGCCGTCAGCATGTCTACGTTACTGTCTCCTACATAAAGAATCTCTGCCGGGTCGATTTTCATTTCCTTCGCCATCAAAAGAGCTCCTTGCGGGTCCGGTTTGTGGTTGATTCCTGGGTGGTGCCCTGTGACGCAATCGAATTTCCACCGGGAGAGCAGGGTTTCGACACATAGCTTCGTGAATTTGTCCGATTTGTTGGAGAGCACCCCCTTTTTTATCGAAGTGGTATCCAGCCAGTCAAGTAACTCGTCAATACCGGGATACGGCCGGGTATTGTTTTTCCAGGTTACTGCATAACGTGCCAGCATTTCCTGCATGAGTCTTTCGAGAAGTTCCCGCTGATTTTGCAGATCGGGTGGAAGCGCTCTTCGGACCAGTTCGTTCATGCCGTACCCGACAAGGTAGCGGAACTGGTCTATGTCGTGTGTTGGATAACCGTTGTCGCCAAGAACGTAGTTAAGCGTGTCTGCCAGGTCCTTAAGTGAGTCGAGAAGTGTGCCGTCGAGGTCGAAAATAACTGCTTTGAAGTTCATTGCTCTGTGCTCTTTCGTGCAGTGGCCAGAAAAACGGTATACGTTTTTTCGATGTTTGCACGGTTGGTTTTTGTCAGTTTTGCCGCAGTTGAAAAAGAAATGTCTGTAAATCCTTGCTGTAACAACTGTTTTTGAAACAGATTTCTTCTGAACCCATGATGGACCTTTTCATTGCTGTCGTTGTGAAAGTAGCCGTCTTCTTCATCAAGATCGGCAATTGCCAGATAACCACCCGGAAGCAGTAGTGAAAAAAGTTTTTGTAGTGCCCCATCGACGTTTTCGATATGATGAAAAGTCATACTGCTGAAAATGAGGTGATACTTTTTTGTCTGTTCAGGTATGTGAGGAAAGGAAAAGATATCGGAAACGACCGGTTGTATATTGGACGTCCGTTGCTTGCAGATTTTTTTGTTCAGTTCATCGATCATCTTTTCCGACGTGTCGAGGGCGGTCAAAGATGCTATCATGGAAGAAACAGGGCAGGTCAGGAGCCCGGTTCCACATCCTATTTCCAAAGCATTCCAGTCTGTCTGAAAAGGGAGCTGTTTTTTCATCGATTGCGCTACTTGCCGGGCGAGGTTTACCCTCCGTGGGTTTGCATCCCATGTTTCAGCAGCGGCATTGAAATGGGGGCGATTGTCTGGGCTTTGTTTCAAAAGAGATCTTTTTCCTCTTATACATCAGTATAGCAAAGGAAGGTAATTAAAAAAATCCCGTTACAGAAAATATAAGAGTATCAAAAAGTTGGTGGTTATGAGAAAGGCAGCAATGAGGTTCATGAAAAAACCGAGTCGAAGTAATGTCTTGATGGAGACTTTTTCGAGTCCACCGAATGCGAGAGCGTTGACAGGGGTAGCGACGGGGCTCATAAATGCTCCTGAAGCAGCAACCGTGACAAGCAAAAGCAAAAGGAGCTGTTCAGATTGAAAGAGCGGTTGCATGGCGACTATCGCCGGGGTGACGACAAGCAGAACAGTGGTATTGTTGAATATTTCTGTAACAAATATCGTTGACACGGCAGTAAGGGCATAGAGGATGGCCGGACTGTTGGAAAAAGAG
This genomic window from Prosthecochloris marina contains:
- a CDS encoding class I SAM-dependent DNA methyltransferase, with product MKQSPDNRPHFNAAAETWDANPRRVNLARQVAQSMKKQLPFQTDWNALEIGCGTGLLTCPVSSMIASLTALDTSEKMIDELNKKICKQRTSNIQPVVSDIFSFPHIPEQTKKYHLIFSSMTFHHIENVDGALQKLFSLLLPGGYLAIADLDEEDGYFHNDSNEKVHHGFRRNLFQKQLLQQGFTDISFSTAAKLTKTNRANIEKTYTVFLATARKSTEQ